One Danio rerio strain Tuebingen ecotype United States chromosome 13, GRCz12tu, whole genome shotgun sequence DNA window includes the following coding sequences:
- the kop gene encoding askopos (The RefSeq protein has 5 substitutions compared to this genomic sequence), producing MSFTDTSIHLKPLSSYSKMVCSKQQSASPCFKIQVHISDKTRGFKRRLQDSCFEDISETPLKKPCLISSDSPDEGCFSLEYQESSPFQKLIISKPVTPPRSTVNQPVTLFTSTPMSKLANDQIGQDRERLPSPIPILQWDRVVPSADFLRMPLNFDFFSTVPSLASEGTVKVTVKDVSEKHSPVHESKAQVVPSEIVLPPEEEETSCKNVESTAESFESTLPLLVQVKSKVVVPEYFNQEEWESKKRAYVDSVKKHMTEQNGVMKELHSLMNSVANLTSGKTSQQWQHPSDLSKRNYKLSKSGLKMSLEEWERKNQRSYRRFADVPDFFQRSPVL from the exons ATGTCATTCACAGATACATCCATTCATTTAAAGCCTCTTTCGAGTTACTCAAAAATGGTGTGCTCCAAACAGCAATCCGCCAGCCCTTGTTTCAAAATACAAGTGCACATCTCTGACAAGACAAGAGGATTTAAGAGACGGCTCCAAGACTCCTGTTTTGAGGACATATCTGAAACTCCATTAAAAAAACCATGCCTCATATCGTCAAACTCCCCAGATGAGGGTTGTTTTTCCTTAGAATATCAAGAATCATCACCATTTCAAAAGCTTATAATAAGCAAGCCGGTCACACCACCTCGGTCAACGGTCAACCAGCCGGTGACCCTATTTACATCCACCCCTATGTCTAAATTAGCAAATGATCAGATAGGGCAAGATCGGGAGAGGCTTCCCTCCCCGATACCCATCCTCCAATGGGACAGAGTGGTCCCGTCTGCTGATTTTTTACGTATGCCTTTAAACTTTGATTTTTTTAGCACTGTCCCTTCATTAGCCTCTGAAGGAACTGTGAAGTTCACGGTCGAAGATGTCTCAGAAAAACATTCCCCAGTCCACGAGTCGAAAGCTCAAGTCGTGCCGTCGGAAATTGTGCTGCCGCCGGAAGAGGAAGAAACGAGTTGTAAAAACGTAGAAAGCACCGCAGAAAGCTTTGAGAGCACACTGCCACTTCTGGTCCAG GTGAAATCAAAAGTGGTGGTTCCGGAATATTTCAACCAGGAGGAGTGGGAGAGCAAAAAGAGGGCATATGTGGATTCTGTAAAGAAGCACATGACCGAACAGAATG GTGTGATGAAAGAACTCCACTCTCTGATGAACTCCGTTGCCAACTTAACATCTGGAAAAACTGGCCAACAATGGCAGCACCCTTCAGATCTTTCAAAAAG GAACTACAAACTCTCAAAAAGTGGTCTAAAGATGTCTTTGGAAGAGTGGGAGAGAAAAAACCAACGGTCCTACAGACGATTTGCAAATGTCCCAGACTTTTTTCAAAGGAGCCCTGTACTCTGA
- the kop gene encoding S100P-binding protein isoform X1, whose translation MSKLANDQIGQDRERLPSPIPILQWDRVVPSADFLRMPLNFDFFSTVPSLASEGTVKFTVEDVSEKHSPVHESKAQVVPSEIVLPPEEEETSCKNVESTAESFESTLPLLVQVKSKVVVPEYFNQEEWESKKRAYVDSVKKHMTEQNGVMKELHSLMNSVANLTSGKTGQQWQHPSDLSKRNYKLSKSGLKMSLEEWERKNQRSYRRFANVPDFFQRSPVL comes from the exons ATGTCTAAATTAGCAAATGATCAGATAGGGCAAGATCGGGAGAGGCTTCCCTCCCCGATACCCATCCTCCAATGGGACAGAGTGGTCCCGTCTGCTGATTTTTTACGTATGCCTTTAAACTTTGATTTTTTTAGCACTGTCCCTTCATTAGCCTCTGAAGGAACTGTGAAGTTCACGGTCGAAGATGTCTCAGAAAAACATTCCCCAGTCCACGAGTCGAAAGCTCAAGTCGTGCCGTCGGAAATTGTGCTGCCGCCGGAAGAGGAAGAAACGAGTTGTAAAAACGTAGAAAGCACCGCAGAAAGCTTTGAGAGCACACTGCCACTTCTGGTCCAG GTGAAATCAAAAGTGGTGGTTCCGGAATATTTCAACCAGGAGGAGTGGGAGAGCAAAAAGAGGGCATATGTGGATTCTGTAAAGAAGCACATGACCGAACAGAATG GTGTGATGAAAGAACTCCACTCTCTGATGAACTCCGTTGCCAACTTAACATCTGGAAAAACTGGCCAACAATGGCAGCACCCTTCAGATCTTTCAAAAAG GAACTACAAACTCTCAAAAAGTGGTCTAAAGATGTCTTTGGAAGAGTGGGAGAGAAAAAACCAACGGTCCTACAGACGATTTGCAAATGTCCCAGACTTTTTTCAAAGGAGCCCTGTACTCTGA